From the Prosthecodimorpha staleyi genome, one window contains:
- a CDS encoding hemolysin family protein encodes MDQEGLGARVHGMIGLELLFFFALTLVNGFFAMSEMALVSARRARLGPLAESGDLRAQRAMELGENPTRFLSSVQIGITVTGLLAGAASGAALANRFAEFLIFAAPGIQAWADEIAFAVVIVFMTFVTLIFGELVPKRIAIAAPEPIALWVAGPISVVSRIASPFVGLLSIASNAVLTLFGVRESTGGEVTEDEVMHVLAEGVQAGVLDPEEREILEGVMRVADRPVRAIMTPRPDLYWIDPNDPPEQMRREIAECPYSLVVVATGSIDEPTGVVYKKDLLADALAGRPVDIAGALREPIVVPENAQVLKLLETFRGTPTHCAFVVDEYGSLQGLITLTDIIEGIAGDLADVDAPGGGPVRRDDGSWLLDGDTAISDLERLVDLPELEHGSYHTLGGLMLSVLNRIPTAGEKAAIGDFVFEVMDMDGRRIDKVLISPRPTGRAVPEEDVA; translated from the coding sequence ATGGACCAGGAGGGGCTCGGCGCCCGCGTTCACGGCATGATCGGTTTGGAACTTCTGTTCTTTTTCGCCCTGACGCTCGTGAACGGGTTCTTCGCGATGTCGGAAATGGCCCTCGTGTCGGCGCGCAGGGCGCGCCTCGGGCCACTCGCCGAATCAGGCGATCTGCGCGCCCAGCGCGCCATGGAACTCGGCGAGAACCCGACCCGGTTCCTGTCTTCGGTTCAGATCGGCATCACGGTCACCGGCCTTCTCGCCGGCGCGGCGTCCGGTGCGGCGCTGGCCAACCGCTTCGCCGAGTTCCTGATCTTTGCCGCACCGGGCATTCAGGCCTGGGCCGACGAGATCGCCTTTGCGGTCGTGATCGTGTTCATGACCTTCGTCACGCTGATCTTCGGCGAGTTGGTCCCGAAGCGGATCGCGATCGCCGCACCCGAGCCGATCGCCCTTTGGGTGGCGGGTCCGATTTCGGTCGTCAGCCGCATCGCCTCGCCCTTCGTCGGACTGCTTTCGATCGCCTCGAATGCCGTGCTGACCCTGTTCGGCGTGCGCGAATCGACCGGCGGCGAGGTGACCGAGGACGAGGTGATGCATGTGCTGGCGGAGGGTGTGCAGGCCGGCGTGCTCGACCCCGAGGAGCGCGAGATCCTCGAGGGTGTGATGCGCGTCGCCGACCGTCCGGTTCGGGCGATCATGACGCCGCGCCCCGATCTCTATTGGATCGACCCGAACGACCCGCCCGAGCAGATGCGGCGCGAGATCGCCGAATGCCCCTATTCCCTGGTGGTCGTTGCCACCGGTTCGATCGATGAGCCGACCGGCGTCGTCTACAAGAAGGACCTGCTCGCGGATGCCCTTGCCGGTCGCCCGGTCGACATCGCCGGCGCCTTGCGCGAGCCGATCGTGGTGCCGGAAAACGCCCAGGTTCTGAAGCTCCTGGAGACCTTCCGCGGCACGCCGACCCATTGCGCCTTCGTGGTCGACGAATATGGCAGCCTGCAGGGGCTGATCACCCTGACCGACATCATCGAAGGCATCGCCGGCGACCTCGCCGATGTCGACGCCCCCGGGGGCGGTCCGGTGCGCCGCGACGACGGCTCCTGGCTGCTCGACGGCGACACCGCCATCTCGGACCTGGAACGGCTGGTCGATCTGCCCGAACTGGAGCATGGCAGCTACCACACGCTCGGCGGCCTGATGCTGTCGGTGCTGAACCGCATCCCGACCGCGGGCGAGAAGGCCGCGATCGGCGATTTCGTGTTCGAGGTCATGGACATGGACGGCCGGCGCATCGACAAGGTGCTGATCTCGCCGCGCCCGACC
- a CDS encoding elongation factor G yields MADGSTGIGGNAGRGRQAGPRCVALVGPFASGKTSLLEAILERTGAIQKAGRVADGTSLGDAAPEARAHRMGVELNVADCEFLGERFTILDCPGSVEFLFEGEAVLPGVDMAVVVCEADAKKIPALQLTLKLLETRGVPHVLFLNKIDKADQSLRETLELMQTASTVPMVLRQIPIWKEGIAIGTIDLALERAHVFREHAESEIVPIPDADRALEVEARYQMLEKLADYDDHLMEELLSDIEPPRDEIFEDLRRETREGLICPVFIGSAERGNGVTRLLKAIRHDAPSVAATADRLGLNAGPGEAVVQVMKTLHTQHGGKMSIARVLAGKLAEGATLYDPTGAGDRISGIYRIQGRETTKRGEAFAGETVGLAKVEVAHTGDTLTTVKTGTPRLATLTPPEPVMGTAVVPTDRKDEVKLNAALTRIAEEDPSIRISHDAETGETLVEGQGEMHLRVAFERLTAKFGVTVEFRPISVPYRETIRGKTSVRGRHKKQSGGHGQFGDVALEIAPLPRGSGFVFTEAITGGGVPRNYIPAVEEGVADCLKAGALGFPVVDIAVRLVDGSYHTVDSSDMAFKTAAQIGMREGLPNCQPVLLEPILRVEIACPSDATARINQIVTGRRGQLLGFDARTDWAGWDTVQALIPQAEMQHLIVELRSATAGVGTFRARFEHLAELSGHLAAKVLERQKAARAA; encoded by the coding sequence ATGGCAGACGGTTCGACAGGTATCGGAGGCAATGCGGGACGTGGCAGACAAGCCGGCCCCCGCTGCGTGGCACTGGTCGGTCCCTTCGCGAGCGGCAAGACATCCCTGCTCGAAGCGATCCTTGAGCGCACGGGGGCAATCCAGAAGGCCGGTCGCGTGGCGGATGGCACCAGCCTCGGCGACGCCGCGCCGGAGGCGCGCGCGCACCGCATGGGCGTCGAGTTGAACGTCGCGGACTGCGAATTCCTGGGCGAGCGCTTCACGATCCTCGACTGCCCGGGCTCCGTCGAGTTCCTGTTCGAGGGTGAAGCGGTGCTGCCCGGCGTCGACATGGCGGTGGTGGTCTGCGAGGCCGACGCGAAGAAAATTCCCGCGCTGCAACTGACGTTGAAACTCCTGGAGACGCGCGGCGTTCCCCACGTCCTGTTCCTCAACAAGATCGACAAGGCCGACCAGAGCCTGCGCGAAACGCTGGAACTGATGCAGACCGCTTCGACGGTCCCGATGGTGCTGCGCCAGATTCCGATCTGGAAGGAGGGCATCGCGATCGGCACGATCGATCTCGCGCTCGAACGCGCCCATGTCTTCCGTGAGCATGCCGAGAGCGAGATTGTCCCGATCCCGGATGCCGACCGGGCCCTGGAGGTCGAGGCGCGCTACCAGATGCTGGAGAAGCTGGCCGACTACGACGACCACCTGATGGAGGAGCTGCTCTCCGACATCGAGCCGCCGCGCGACGAGATCTTCGAGGACCTGCGCCGGGAGACCCGCGAGGGTCTGATCTGCCCGGTCTTCATCGGCTCGGCCGAACGCGGCAACGGCGTCACGCGGCTGCTCAAGGCGATCCGGCACGACGCCCCATCGGTCGCCGCCACCGCCGACCGGCTCGGCCTCAATGCCGGCCCGGGCGAGGCCGTGGTGCAGGTCATGAAGACGCTGCACACCCAGCACGGCGGCAAGATGTCGATCGCGCGCGTGCTCGCCGGCAAGCTCGCCGAGGGAGCGACGCTCTACGATCCGACCGGCGCCGGCGACCGGATTTCCGGCATCTACCGCATCCAGGGCCGGGAGACGACCAAGCGCGGCGAAGCCTTTGCCGGCGAGACGGTCGGCCTCGCCAAGGTCGAGGTCGCCCATACCGGCGACACGCTGACGACCGTCAAGACCGGCACGCCCCGGCTCGCCACCCTGACACCGCCGGAGCCGGTCATGGGCACCGCCGTGGTCCCGACCGACCGCAAGGATGAGGTCAAGCTGAACGCGGCCCTGACCCGGATCGCCGAGGAGGACCCGTCGATCCGCATCAGCCACGATGCCGAAACCGGCGAGACGCTGGTCGAGGGTCAGGGCGAAATGCACCTGCGCGTCGCCTTCGAGCGCCTGACAGCCAAGTTCGGCGTCACGGTCGAGTTCAGACCGATCTCGGTGCCGTATCGCGAAACGATCCGCGGCAAGACCAGCGTGCGCGGCCGGCACAAGAAGCAGTCCGGCGGTCACGGCCAGTTCGGCGACGTGGCGCTGGAGATCGCGCCGCTGCCGCGCGGGTCCGGCTTCGTCTTCACCGAGGCGATCACCGGCGGCGGGGTGCCGCGCAACTATATCCCGGCCGTCGAGGAGGGCGTCGCCGACTGCCTCAAGGCCGGCGCGCTCGGCTTCCCGGTCGTGGATATCGCGGTACGGCTGGTCGACGGCTCCTACCACACGGTCGACAGCTCCGACATGGCCTTCAAGACCGCCGCCCAGATCGGCATGCGCGAGGGCCTGCCGAACTGCCAGCCGGTCCTGCTGGAACCGATTCTGAGGGTCGAGATCGCCTGCCCGTCCGACGCGACGGCCCGGATCAACCAGATCGTCACCGGACGGCGCGGTCAGCTGCTCGGCTTCGATGCCCGCACCGACTGGGCCGGATGGGACACGGTCCAGGCGCTGATCCCGCAGGCCGAGATGCAGCACCTGATCGTGGAACTGCGCTCGGCCACTGCCGGCGTCGGCACCTTCCGCGCCCGGTTCGAACATCTCGCCGAACTGTCCGGCCATCTTGCCGCCAAGGTGCTGGAACGGCAAAAGGCCGCCCGGGCGGCATAG
- the msrP gene encoding protein-methionine-sulfoxide reductase catalytic subunit MsrP: MNIVKRRRWQVAESAATPEALFWDRRAVLAGFGGLAAGAALMARPARADDDPLVKLLPAKRNEAFKLDRPLTPEADNASYNNFYEFGTSKSVAGAARRLKTRPWQVTIDGLVEAPITLDFTELVQKMPLEERLYRLRCVEAWSMTIPWTGFALAELVKLAKPTSGAKYLKMQTFMDPSQSPYQRSPGYPWPYTEGLTLAEATNDLAFIAVGAYGKPLPNQHGAPLRLAVPWKYGFKSVKSIVRFSFTAERPKTFWEQLQDTEYGFWANVNPEVSHPRWSQAHERVLSTGESVPTQLYNGYAAEVAHLYKDIKGERLFM; this comes from the coding sequence ATGAACATCGTGAAGCGCAGGCGCTGGCAGGTGGCGGAGAGTGCGGCGACGCCGGAGGCCCTGTTCTGGGACCGGCGCGCGGTGCTGGCGGGTTTCGGCGGTCTCGCCGCCGGCGCCGCCCTGATGGCGCGCCCGGCGCGGGCGGACGACGATCCGCTGGTGAAGCTCCTGCCGGCCAAGCGCAACGAGGCCTTCAAACTCGATCGGCCGCTGACGCCGGAGGCCGACAATGCGAGCTACAACAATTTCTACGAATTCGGCACCTCGAAATCGGTCGCCGGTGCGGCCAGGCGGCTGAAGACGCGCCCCTGGCAGGTGACCATCGACGGCCTTGTCGAGGCGCCGATCACGCTCGACTTCACCGAACTGGTCCAGAAGATGCCGCTCGAGGAGCGGCTCTATCGGTTGCGTTGCGTCGAGGCCTGGTCGATGACCATTCCGTGGACCGGCTTCGCGCTGGCCGAACTGGTCAAGCTCGCCAAGCCGACCTCGGGCGCCAAATATCTGAAGATGCAGACCTTCATGGATCCGAGCCAGTCGCCCTACCAGCGCTCGCCCGGCTATCCCTGGCCCTATACCGAGGGTCTGACGCTGGCCGAGGCGACCAACGATCTCGCCTTCATCGCGGTCGGCGCCTATGGCAAGCCGCTGCCCAACCAGCATGGCGCGCCGCTGCGTCTCGCCGTGCCGTGGAAATACGGCTTCAAGTCGGTCAAATCGATCGTGCGCTTCTCGTTCACGGCCGAGCGGCCGAAGACCTTCTGGGAACAGCTGCAGGACACCGAATACGGCTTCTGGGCCAATGTGAACCCGGAGGTTTCTCATCCGCGCTGGAGCCAGGCGCACGAGCGCGTGCTGTCGACCGGCGAAAGCGTCCCGACCCAGCTCTACAACGGCTATGCGGCCGAGGTCGCCCATCTCTACAAGGACATCAAGGGCGAGCGGCTGTTCATGTGA
- the gatB gene encoding Asp-tRNA(Asn)/Glu-tRNA(Gln) amidotransferase subunit GatB, whose protein sequence is MNAVVRTAKPSQLIRGATGDWEVVIGLEVHAQVNSEAKLFSGASTTFGNDPNANVSLVDAAMPGMLPVINVECVRQAVRTGLGLKAAINRRSIFDRKNYFYPDLPQGYQISQYKNPIVGEGRILIDMPDGETIEVGVERLHLEQDAGKSIHDQSPVYSFVDLNRSGVALMEIVSKPDLRSSEEAKAYVSKLRTILRYLGTCDGDMEKGNLRADVNVSVHKPGTPFGTRCEIKNVNSIRFIGQAIEYEARRQIGIVEDGGTIVQETRLFDPGKGETRSMRSKEEAHDYRYFPDPDLLPLEFTQDFVDALAAHLPELPDEKKARFVRDYGVTPYDAMVLTLERASADYFEAVAKGRDAKAAANWVINELFGRLNKEGKGIEASPVSADQLGAIVDLIGDGTISGKIAKDLFEIVWAEGGDPRTIVETRGLKQVTDTGAIEAACDAVIAANPDKVQQAKAKPTMIGWFVGQVMKQTGGKANPQAVNDMLKGKLGIE, encoded by the coding sequence ATGAACGCTGTCGTCCGTACCGCCAAGCCGTCCCAGCTCATCCGTGGAGCGACCGGGGACTGGGAAGTCGTGATCGGCCTCGAAGTCCACGCCCAGGTCAATTCCGAGGCCAAGCTCTTTTCCGGGGCCTCGACCACCTTCGGCAACGATCCGAACGCCAATGTCAGCCTGGTCGACGCGGCCATGCCGGGCATGCTGCCGGTGATCAATGTCGAATGCGTCCGTCAGGCGGTGCGCACCGGGCTCGGCCTCAAGGCCGCCATCAACCGGCGCTCGATCTTCGACCGGAAGAACTATTTCTACCCGGACCTGCCGCAGGGCTACCAGATCTCGCAGTACAAGAACCCGATCGTCGGCGAAGGCCGCATCCTGATCGACATGCCGGACGGCGAGACCATCGAGGTCGGCGTCGAGCGGCTGCATCTGGAACAGGATGCCGGCAAGTCGATCCACGACCAGTCGCCGGTCTATTCCTTCGTCGACCTGAACCGCTCCGGCGTGGCGCTGATGGAGATCGTGTCGAAGCCCGACCTGCGCTCCTCGGAGGAAGCCAAGGCCTATGTGTCGAAGCTGCGCACCATCCTGCGCTATCTCGGCACCTGTGACGGCGACATGGAGAAGGGCAACCTGCGCGCCGACGTGAACGTCTCGGTGCACAAGCCCGGTACCCCCTTCGGCACGCGCTGCGAGATCAAGAACGTCAACTCGATCCGCTTCATCGGCCAGGCGATCGAATATGAGGCCCGCCGCCAGATCGGCATCGTCGAGGACGGCGGCACGATCGTCCAGGAGACGCGGCTGTTCGACCCCGGCAAGGGCGAGACGCGATCGATGCGCTCGAAGGAAGAGGCGCACGACTACCGCTATTTCCCCGATCCGGACCTGCTGCCGCTCGAATTCACCCAGGACTTCGTCGACGCGCTCGCCGCCCATCTGCCCGAACTGCCCGACGAGAAGAAGGCCCGCTTCGTGCGCGACTACGGCGTCACGCCCTACGACGCGATGGTGCTGACGCTGGAACGCGCCTCGGCCGACTATTTCGAGGCGGTCGCCAAGGGCCGCGACGCCAAGGCGGCGGCCAACTGGGTGATCAACGAACTGTTCGGCCGCCTGAACAAGGAAGGCAAGGGCATCGAGGCGAGCCCGGTCTCCGCCGACCAGCTCGGCGCGATCGTCGACCTGATCGGCGACGGCACCATCTCGGGCAAGATCGCCAAGGACCTGTTCGAGATCGTCTGGGCCGAGGGTGGCGACCCGCGCACCATCGTCGAGACCCGCGGCCTGAAGCAGGTGACCGATACCGGCGCCATCGAGGCGGCCTGCGACGCGGTCATCGCGGCCAATCCGGACAAGGTCCAGCAGGCCAAGGCCAAGCCGACCATGATCGGCTGGTTCGTCGGCCAGGTCATGAAGCAGACCGGCGGCAAGGCCAACCCGCAGGCGGTCAACGACATGCTGAAGGGCAAGCTCGGCATCGAGTGA
- a CDS encoding glycosyltransferase family 25 protein: MAHAASNSYLLTKRNSAEPWSGVSMPIHAYVLNLKRRPDRADRMSQILERQGIPFELVPALDYTDPEVMAEVERRRAIPGGIQNRGAIACTMSHEVIWQRIADSHAQHAVVFEDDIVVADDLAATLADPALVPADADIVKLETYLKARTRYDRSATTVVGRYGVHRLRAHSMGAAAYLITRKAAVALLARPLPARVIDWILFDEIEGLLNELTVYQMVPAPVAQGSVLIQKRDWPSDPIYASDIKPVMAETDRTLYRPRPPFTVPDDRKLLLTRRFGLSRRLQSIERSMRTQAFRALWRLRGQSMGAVPFALDGQEPKGASDRTP, from the coding sequence ATGGCGCACGCCGCTTCGAACAGTTACTTGCTGACCAAACGGAATTCTGCGGAACCGTGGTCTGGAGTCTCCATGCCGATCCATGCCTATGTCTTGAACCTGAAGCGCCGCCCGGATCGCGCCGACAGGATGAGTCAAATTCTGGAGCGTCAGGGGATACCGTTCGAGCTCGTGCCGGCATTGGACTATACCGACCCGGAGGTGATGGCGGAGGTGGAACGGCGCCGCGCGATTCCGGGCGGAATCCAGAATCGGGGCGCCATTGCCTGCACCATGTCCCACGAGGTGATCTGGCAACGGATTGCCGACAGCCATGCGCAGCATGCGGTCGTTTTCGAGGACGACATCGTCGTCGCCGACGATCTGGCGGCCACGCTCGCTGATCCGGCGCTCGTCCCGGCCGATGCCGACATCGTCAAGCTGGAGACCTATCTGAAGGCGCGCACGCGCTACGACCGGTCGGCAACGACGGTCGTCGGGCGCTACGGGGTGCACCGGCTGCGCGCGCACAGCATGGGTGCCGCGGCCTATCTGATCACCCGGAAGGCTGCGGTCGCGCTTCTGGCCCGACCTCTTCCGGCACGGGTCATCGACTGGATTCTGTTCGACGAGATCGAGGGCCTCCTGAATGAGCTGACCGTGTACCAGATGGTACCGGCACCGGTCGCGCAGGGGTCGGTCCTGATCCAGAAGCGGGACTGGCCGTCGGATCCGATCTATGCCAGCGATATCAAGCCGGTCATGGCGGAAACCGACAGGACCCTGTACAGGCCGCGACCGCCCTTCACGGTCCCCGATGACCGCAAGCTCCTGCTGACCCGTCGCTTCGGACTGTCCAGGCGGCTCCAGTCGATCGAGCGGTCCATGCGCACGCAAGCCTTTCGGGCTCTCTGGCGGCTTCGCGGCCAGTCCATGGGGGCCGTCCCGTTCGCGCTCGACGGCCAGGAACCGAAGGGCGCGTCCGACCGCACGCCGTGA
- a CDS encoding glycosyltransferase family 25 protein, giving the protein MIPCYVINLRSRVDRAERIGRVFGGLGIAFRRIDAIPVTEVSDELSRTWVPPGRDRPLAVAHVACFLSHMRAWQAIADGSDRYGAVFEDDVILAPDIAAFLGVEDWIPAGADVVKLETKETPEARIDRRASGALGRHKVHRLRGKHLGAAGYVLSREMALRLLQRDLPKYPVDRVLFHETEGLLSHWNIHQVVPGLCIQGSVLARIEGRPPEREFVSDIAALSRDERVGPKPARPRHLRRRGRGLLKAQMVLARLGHQFGLLLRGQKGGAIPFRD; this is encoded by the coding sequence ATGATACCGTGCTATGTCATCAATTTGAGGTCGAGGGTCGATCGGGCCGAGCGCATCGGTCGTGTATTCGGGGGTCTCGGCATCGCGTTCCGGCGCATCGATGCAATTCCGGTCACAGAGGTCAGTGACGAGTTGTCCCGGACCTGGGTACCGCCCGGACGGGATCGGCCGTTGGCGGTGGCCCATGTCGCCTGTTTCCTCAGTCACATGCGGGCCTGGCAGGCGATCGCGGACGGGTCGGATCGCTATGGAGCGGTCTTCGAGGACGACGTCATACTGGCGCCGGACATCGCTGCCTTCCTCGGCGTCGAGGACTGGATTCCGGCGGGCGCCGATGTCGTGAAGCTTGAAACCAAGGAAACACCCGAGGCACGGATCGACCGTCGCGCCTCGGGCGCGCTCGGCCGACACAAGGTGCACCGCCTGCGCGGGAAGCATCTCGGCGCGGCCGGCTATGTCCTGTCGCGCGAGATGGCTCTCCGTCTGCTGCAGCGCGACCTGCCGAAATATCCGGTCGATCGCGTCCTGTTCCACGAGACCGAGGGCTTGCTGTCGCACTGGAACATCCATCAGGTCGTGCCTGGCCTGTGTATCCAGGGGTCTGTTCTGGCGCGGATCGAGGGGCGCCCGCCGGAGCGCGAATTCGTGAGCGACATCGCCGCTTTGAGCCGCGACGAACGGGTCGGGCCGAAGCCCGCGCGCCCGCGGCATCTGCGCCGCCGCGGCCGCGGACTGCTCAAAGCGCAGATGGTGTTGGCGCGGCTCGGCCATCAATTCGGCCTTCTGCTCCGAGGCCAGAAAGGCGGCGCCATCCCGTTCCGGGACTGA
- a CDS encoding prolyl oligopeptidase family serine peptidase — MTRPRRHLTALLRRAQARGIAAAIAGLGFVVAVGAGPSAAQAVRTFSAADLMKGTKVSREACAKLETSVFVEAEGDAVCIRYYIAGDARGKRAAVFFPGDSIGADAKGKIAPDPGYLTQAPEYVQAAVGVWSQRLGVPFVFFGRPGLHGSSGWHGDRRTRREVALTRLALDAIKTREGLAGYHVAGMSGGGILAAAALASRDDVGCAAIASAPLDFRAFAKTFAIPLRIDGPRAHYDLMPEAATVAGRKGARILFLTSPKDRAVPPATQQPFVDAVKAAGGRYLHLMTDGRGPDRHALTEKSLFSLAMCIAGAPDGEIAVRYGNTGPDDLPPP, encoded by the coding sequence ATGACCCGGCCCCGGCGCCACCTGACCGCACTGCTGCGCCGCGCGCAGGCGCGTGGCATCGCGGCTGCGATCGCCGGGCTTGGCTTCGTGGTGGCGGTCGGTGCCGGTCCAAGTGCCGCGCAGGCGGTTCGGACCTTCTCGGCTGCCGACCTCATGAAGGGCACGAAGGTTTCGCGCGAAGCCTGTGCGAAGCTTGAGACATCGGTCTTCGTCGAAGCGGAAGGCGACGCCGTCTGCATCCGCTACTACATCGCCGGCGACGCGCGCGGGAAGCGGGCCGCGGTGTTCTTTCCGGGCGACAGCATCGGCGCCGATGCCAAGGGCAAGATCGCGCCGGATCCGGGCTACCTGACCCAGGCGCCAGAATATGTCCAGGCCGCCGTCGGGGTCTGGTCGCAGCGCCTCGGCGTGCCGTTCGTCTTCTTCGGCCGGCCGGGCCTGCACGGCTCCTCAGGCTGGCACGGCGACCGCCGCACGCGGCGCGAGGTGGCGCTGACGCGGCTCGCGCTCGACGCCATCAAGACCCGCGAGGGGCTAGCCGGCTATCACGTCGCCGGCATGTCGGGCGGCGGCATCCTGGCGGCGGCGGCGCTCGCCAGCCGCGACGATGTCGGCTGCGCCGCGATCGCTTCGGCACCGCTCGATTTCCGCGCCTTCGCCAAGACTTTCGCGATCCCGCTGCGCATCGACGGCCCGCGTGCCCATTACGACCTGATGCCCGAAGCCGCCACGGTCGCCGGCCGCAAGGGCGCCCGCATCCTGTTCCTGACCTCACCGAAGGATCGCGCGGTGCCGCCGGCAACGCAGCAGCCCTTCGTGGACGCGGTCAAGGCGGCCGGTGGGCGATATCTCCACCTGATGACCGACGGGCGCGGACCGGACCGGCACGCCCTGACGGAGAAGTCGCTGTTCAGCCTGGCGATGTGCATCGCAGGCGCCCCGGATGGGGAGATCGCGGTCCGCTACGGCAACACCGGTCCCGACGATCTGCCGCCGCCCTGA
- the gatA gene encoding Asp-tRNA(Asn)/Glu-tRNA(Gln) amidotransferase subunit GatA yields the protein MTDLTRLSIAEARDQLKAKAFTATELTEAYLAAMEKGRSLGAYVLETPEKARAMAKASDARLAQGEGRALEGIPLGVKDLFCTEGVRTTACSRILGNFVPSYESTVTANLWADGAVMLGKLNNDEFAMGSSNETSAFGPVTNPWRRQGDNRALVPGGSSGGSATAVSAWLCAGATGTDTGGSIRQPAAFTGIVGIKPTYGRCSRWGIVAFASSLDQAGPFARTVRDTAILLKSFASVDPKDTTSADRPVPDYEAAVGRSVKGMVIGIPKEYRVDGMPAEIEALWSQGIAWLKAAGAEIREISLPHTKYALPAYYIVAPAEASSNLARYDGIRYGLRVPGNDIVDTYEKSRAAGFGAEVRRRIMIGTYVLSAGYYDAYYVRAQKVRTLIKRDFELAFEAGVDAVLTPATPSAAFGIGEKSGGDPVEMYLNDIFTVTVNMAGLPGIAVPAGLDAQGLPLGLQLIGRPFDEETLFQVAQVIEDAAGHFSPTAWWG from the coding sequence GTGACCGATCTGACCCGCCTGTCCATCGCCGAAGCGCGCGACCAGCTGAAGGCCAAGGCCTTCACGGCGACCGAGCTGACCGAGGCCTATCTTGCCGCCATGGAGAAGGGCCGCAGCCTCGGCGCCTATGTGCTGGAGACGCCCGAGAAGGCGCGCGCCATGGCCAAGGCGTCCGATGCGCGGCTGGCCCAGGGCGAGGGCAGGGCGCTCGAGGGCATCCCGCTCGGCGTCAAGGATCTGTTCTGCACCGAGGGCGTCCGCACCACCGCCTGCTCGCGCATCCTGGGCAATTTCGTGCCCTCCTACGAATCGACCGTCACCGCCAATCTGTGGGCCGACGGCGCCGTCATGCTCGGCAAGCTGAACAACGACGAATTCGCCATGGGCTCGTCCAACGAGACCTCCGCCTTCGGCCCGGTCACCAACCCGTGGCGGCGCCAGGGCGACAATCGCGCGCTCGTGCCGGGCGGCTCCTCCGGCGGCTCGGCGACCGCTGTCTCGGCCTGGCTCTGCGCCGGGGCGACCGGCACGGATACGGGCGGCTCGATCCGCCAGCCGGCGGCCTTCACCGGCATCGTCGGCATCAAGCCGACCTATGGCCGCTGCTCGCGCTGGGGCATCGTCGCCTTCGCCTCCTCGCTCGACCAGGCCGGCCCCTTCGCCCGCACGGTGCGCGATACCGCGATCCTCCTGAAGAGCTTCGCCTCGGTCGACCCGAAGGATACGACCTCGGCCGACCGGCCTGTGCCGGACTACGAGGCGGCGGTCGGCCGCTCGGTCAAGGGTATGGTCATCGGCATCCCGAAGGAGTACCGCGTCGACGGCATGCCGGCAGAGATCGAGGCCCTGTGGAGCCAGGGCATCGCGTGGCTGAAGGCCGCCGGCGCCGAGATCCGCGAGATCTCGCTGCCGCACACCAAGTACGCCCTGCCGGCCTACTACATCGTCGCGCCCGCCGAGGCCTCCTCGAACCTCGCCCGCTACGACGGCATCCGCTACGGCCTGCGCGTGCCCGGCAACGACATCGTGGACACCTACGAGAAGTCGCGCGCGGCCGGCTTTGGCGCCGAGGTGCGCCGGCGCATCATGATCGGCACCTATGTGCTCTCGGCCGGCTACTACGACGCCTATTACGTCCGCGCCCAGAAGGTCCGCACGCTGATCAAGCGCGACTTCGAACTGGCCTTCGAGGCCGGCGTCGACGCGGTGCTGACGCCCGCGACCCCGTCGGCGGCCTTCGGCATCGGCGAGAAGTCGGGCGGCGACCCGGTCGAGATGTATCTGAACGACATCTTCACCGTGACGGTCAACATGGCCGGCCTGCCCGGCATCGCCGTCCCGGCCGGGCTCGATGCCCAGGGTCTGCCGCTCGGCCTGCAGCTGATCGGCCGGCCCTTCGACGAGGAAACCCTGTTCCAGGTCGCCCAGGTGATCGAGGACGCGGCCGGGCACTTCTCGCCGACGGCGTGGTGGGGATGA
- the gatC gene encoding Asp-tRNA(Asn)/Glu-tRNA(Gln) amidotransferase subunit GatC, protein MSVDLDTVRRVAHLARIAVDEAEVAKLQGEINSILGFVEQLGEVDVSAVEPMTSVTPMVMKMREDAVTDGGYPERIVANAPMTEDHYFVVPKVVE, encoded by the coding sequence ATGTCCGTCGATCTCGACACCGTCCGCCGTGTCGCCCATCTCGCCCGCATCGCCGTGGACGAGGCCGAAGTCGCCAAGCTGCAGGGCGAGATCAATTCCATCCTGGGCTTCGTCGAACAACTCGGCGAGGTCGACGTCTCGGCCGTCGAGCCGATGACCTCGGTCACCCCGATGGTGATGAAGATGCGCGAGGATGCCGTGACCGACGGCGGCTATCCGGAGCGGATCGTCGCCAATGCGCCGATGACGGAGGACCACTATTTCGTTGTCCCGAAGGTGGTCGAATAA